In the Hordeum vulgare subsp. vulgare chromosome 7H, MorexV3_pseudomolecules_assembly, whole genome shotgun sequence genome, one interval contains:
- the LOC123411886 gene encoding aspartyl protease family protein At5g10770-like produces the protein MAASAAASPRHGFLGLLLAAAAVLAAFGLGAARAAGSSDDRALLSVASLFPGPACPATAEHGPSAAASARMRIVHQHGPCSPLADAHGKPPAHDEILAADQNRVESIQRRVSATTGRDKLTKHAAPVQPGPKKSPGIHPGHSASSSTPSLPATSGRAVSTGNYVVTVGLGTPASKYTVVFDTGSDTTWVQCRPCVVKCYKQKEPLFDPAKSSTYANVSCTDSACADLDTNGCTGGHCLYAVQYGDGSYTVGFFAQDTLTIAHDAIKGFRFGCGEKNSGLFGKTAGLMGLGRGKTSLTVQAYDKYGGAFAYCLPALTTGTGYLDFGPGSAGNNARLTPMLTDKGQTFYYVGMTGIRVGGQQVPVAESLFSTAGTLVDSGTVITRLPATAYTALSSAFDKVMLARGYKKAPGYSILDTCYDFTGLSDVELPTVSLVFQGGACLDVDVSGIVYAISEAQVCLAFASNGDDESVAIVGNTQQKTYGVLYDLGKKTVGFAPGSC, from the exons ATGGCCGCCTCCGCTGCTGCTTCCCCTCGCCATGGCTTCCTTGGCctgctgctcgccgccgccgccgtcctcgccGCATTCGGGCTCGGGGCTGCCCGTGCCGCGGGGAGCTCCGATGATCGCGCGCTGCTGAGCGTGGCGTCCCTGTTCCCCGGCCCGGCTTGCCCCGCGACGGCAG AGCACGGACCCAGCGCTGCGGCGTCAGCGAGAATGAGGATCGTCCACCAGCACGGCCCATGCTCCCCTCTAGCCGATGCGCACGGGAAGCCGCCGGCCCACGACGAGATCCTCGCCGCCGACCAGAACCGCGTCGAGTCGATCCAGCGCCGGGTGTCGGCGACCACCGGCCGGGACAAACTGACGAAGCACGCTGCACCTGTCCAGCCCGGGCCAAAGAAGAGCCCCGGGATTCACCCCGGTCACTCGGcgtcctcctccaccccgtcgctCCCGGCGACGTCGGGCCGCGCGGTGAGCACGGGCAACTACGTGGTGACCGTCGGGCTCGGCACGCCTGCGTCCAAGTACACGGTGGTGTTCGACACCGGCAGCGACACGACGTGGGTGCAGTGCCGCCCCTGCGTGGTCAAGTGCTACAAGCAGAAGGAGCCGCTCTTCGACCCAGCCAAGTCGTCCACCTACGCCAACGTCTCCTGCACCGACTCCGCCTGCGCCGACCTCGACACCAACGGCTGCACCGGCGGCCACTGCCTCTACGCCGTCCAGTACGGCGACGGCTCCTACACCGTCGGCTTCTTCGCGCAGGACACCCTCACCATCGCCCACGACGCCATCAAGGGGTTCCGGTTCGGGTGCGGGGAGAAGAACAGCGGGCTGTTCGGCAAGACGGCGGGGCTGATGGGGCTCGGCCGCGGGAAGACGTCGCTGACTGTGCAGGCGTACGACAAGTACGGCGGCGCGTTCGCGTACTGCCTCCCGGCGTTGACGACGGGGACAGGGTACCTGGACTTCGGCCCGGGGTCGGCGGGGAACAACGCGAGGCTGACGCCGATGCTGACCGACAAGGGGCAGACGTTCTACTACGTGGGCATGACCGGCATCCGCGTGGGCGGGCAGCAGGTGCCGGTCGCGGAGTCGCTGTTCTCCACGGCCGGGACGCTAGTGGACTCCGGCACGGTGATCACGCGGCTGCCGGCGACTGCCTACACCGCGCTGTCCTCGGCGTTCGACAAGGTCATGTTGGCGCGCGGGTACAAGAAGGCGCCGGGGTACTCGATCCTGGACACCTGCTACGACTTCACGGGGCTGAGCGATGTGGAGCTGCCCACGGTGTCGCTGGTGTTCCAGGGCGGCGCGTGCCTGGACGTGGACGTGTCCGGGATCGTGTACGCCATCAGCGAGGCGCAGGTGTGCCTGGCGTTCGCGTCCAACGGCGACGACGAGAGCGTCGCCATCGTCGGGAACACGCAGCAGAAGACGTACGGCGTGCTCTACGACCTCGGCAAGAAGACCGTCGGCTTCGCCCCCGGATCCTGCTGA